TACGTATAAATACCCTTTTTTTAAGACCGTTATAAAAACGTGACTTATAATAAGGTGTTTATGAATAAATAATCTGTTAGTTTTTTTTTAAATGAAGTAGTAAAACCATTTAAATTAAGGTTTTACTTTAAGGTATATTACTGATAAATTTACCCCCATAAATTCGAGTTTTATTTTATCAATACTAAAAAAGACAGTAAAATTGTCAGTATTCAATTTGCCTGTTTATTGAATTCTAAATGCTATTTATAAAAGAAGATTCTGGAAAAATGAAACTGTTTTTACTTCATTTTTCGGTCTTTTAGCCAATTATCTAGAGGTGTAATAAAAGAGTTGATAAGAACCACTAATAAAGTACAAATTAAGGTTTCTAAATATAAACCCGTAGCAGCAATGCAACCAATTGCAGCACTACACCAAATGGTGGCTGCAGACCCCAAACCATGTACATTTACACCTTCTCTAAAAATAACACCTGCACCTAAAAAACCAATACCTGTTATTACTTGTGCAATAATTCTTGTAACATCAATTGTTGCATCATCATTTTTTAATATAAATGATAGTAAAACAAAAATAGAAGCACCTGTTGCCACGAGCATATTGGTTTTTAAACCTGCTGATTTTTGATGCCATTGACGCTCAAAACCTATGATTAATCCTGCAAATAATGCCGTAAGAAGACGTATTGTAAAATCTGTAATTGTCATATTAAAAATTAAAACTTAAAGATAAAATATTAATTCCATTTTACACAATATATACTTTAGCTTAAATTCTCTTTTAAAATGCTGCACACAAAGAAATAAGTACATCAATTTAATTGTATCTTTGCCTTCATTTTTATCATAAATAATTACCTTTTTACTAGATATGCCTTTTAAAAAATTACATGCTGATATTAAAGAGATTTTAGAATCTTTAGAAATAACAATACCTACTCCATTTCAGAGTAAAAGTATACCTGTTATAAAAAGTGGTGCAAATATTTATTGTACGGCGCCAAAAGATAGTGGCAAAACAACCACACTTGTATTAACTACTTTACATAAACTAAAATGCCAACAAGTGGGTGTTGCGCCAAGAGCCTTAGTTTTAGTAGAAAACTCAGAAAAAGCATTAGCATTACATGATGAGTTTATAAAACTTAGTAAATATGATGCAGTAAGAGTTTACGCTTGTGATGATAGAGAACATATCGATTTGCTAAAATCTGAAATATTTGAAGGTGTAGACATTTTAATCGCTACACCTAAAACCGTAAATAAATTGCTTTTATTAGAAGGTTTAAATACCACACAATTAAAGATTTTTAATATTGATGATGCTGAGTTTTTAGTTGATAAAACAGCCTATGCTGCAGTAATGGCTATTACACAAAGTATTCATAAATGCCAGTATGTATTGTATTCAGAAAAAATGAATCCGATGTTAAAACGATTCGAAGATTATTTTATGCAATTTGCTAAAGTAGTATCTGTTAAGTAATCTTAAGCAAGTACCTTTTTTTTAATCATTCTTAATTATAAAAACGCACACAATGATTCCTAAATTACATTATATATCTCAAGGAAACACTCCAAAAGAACATATAGAGAACATTCAGAAAGCGTGTTCATCTGGTGCAGAATTGGTACAATTACGCGTAAATGGTGTTTCTGAAAAGAAATATTTAAAATTAGCCAAGGAAGCTAGAGAAATTACCTCTCACTTTCAAACAAGGTTAATTTTAAACAATTATTTTAAAATAGCAAAAGAAGTAAAAGCAGATGGTGTTCATTTAGAAAATATAGATTTTTGTGCAACCACAGCTTTAGAGCATTTATATACGTGGCAAATTGTGGGTGCAACCGCCAACACTTTGCAAGATTGCAAAACCTTACTTAGTAAAAAAGTAGACTATATAACTTTAAGTCCGTTTAGAATTTCATCAGAAAAAAACAATTTACCAACCATTTTAGGTATAGATGGTTTTACGGTAATTTTAGATGCCTTAGAAACCGAACCCCCTATTATTGGTGAAGGAGAAATTACTACAGATGATATTACTGCTATATTAGAAACCGGTATTTCTGGTGTTGCTGTTTCTACTGCAATTACACAAAATTTTGACAGTATTAAAGCGTTTAATCAATTGTTAAGTGCTTCTTCTATAGATGAACAACGCCACACATTTTAATCATTAAAAGGTACTATTTTAAATAGAATAGACTTTCTTTAAAAATTGTACACGCATGAATATTGAACATTTATTATACGATTATTTAGTTACTGAAGGTTTTTCTACAACATGGGCTGCATATATTAATATGTTTACGCTGTTAATTGGCGTACTCATTATTACTTTTATAATCGATTTTGTCATTAAAAAAATCTTAGTACAATTATTTACCCAATTTGCTATTAGGAGTAAAACTAATTTTGATGATTTATTAGTAAAGAACAAAGTACCAAGAAATATAGCACATATTATTCCGTTAATTTTTGCTTTAGAATTTACACCTTTAGTATTTATAGATTTTCAATATATAGAAAACATCATTCAGAAAGGACTAGAGGTTTTTACCATTGTTTTAATACTTTGGATTGTAAGAAGTGTTTTAAACGCGCTTAAAGACTACCTAAAAACCGTACCTCGTTTAAAAGATAAGCCCATAGATAGCTACATACAGGTGTTTATGATTTTTTCTTGGATTTTCGGAATCTTATCTGCTTTTGCAATAATTACCGGCATCGAGTTTATTAAATTTATTACCACTATTGGAGCTGCATCGGCAGTTATTCTTTTAATTTTTAAGGATACCATTTTAGGTTTTGTTGCCAGCATTCAGGTTTCTATTAATGATATGGTACGAATTGGAGATTGGATAACCTTTGAAAAATACGGTGCAGATGGAGATGTTATCGAAATTAATTTATCAACCGTAAAGGTTCAAAATTTTGATAAAACAATTACCACAATCCCTACTTATGCGTTAATTTCTGATTCTTTTAAAAATTGGAGAGGAATGACAGACGCAGATGGTAGACGAATAAAAAGATCGTTAAATATTAATATGGATAGTATTCATCATTTATCACCTGAAGAGGTAAATGAATTGAAAAAAATTCAGTCTATTACCACTTATTTAGAAACACGTCAAGCTAATATTGATGAGTATAATCAAAAAAATAACATCAATAAAGAATTGCTTTTAAATGGTAGAAACCTTACCAATATTGGTGTTTTTAGAAAATATATAGAAACTTATATAGAAAATCATTCTGGTACTAATAATGACATGATGATTATGGTACGTCAATTAGCTCCCGGAACACAAGGAATTCCTATAGAAATTTATGCTTTTAGTAATGACAAACGTTGGAAAAATTACGAGTACATTATGTCTGATATTTTTGATCATGTAATTGCCTCTGTTCCTTATTTTAATTTAGAAATTTTTGAATTGCCTAATAGTTCTAATTTTAACAATTCTAAAAAATAGTTCATCTATTTTAGTGGAGTCTATTATTTTAAAACATAAAAAAAGGAGTATAATTAAAAATTATACTCCTTTTTTCGAATCAATTTACGGGTATTAATCCATATCTATAACCCCCACTACTTCATAAGCTCTTGTGCCATCTACTTGTACTTTTTCGTATAAAATATTTGCGTATTCATAATAGGTTTGTCCGTCTATTACTACTTTTTCATAATCTTTTGGCAACTCATATACAACTGTACCCACTTCTGGCTCTACTACCTCGTATTCATTATTTACATGTATGTAAAAAGTACCATTTACATTATAATAGTTGTAATTGTTAAACCTAATTCTTTTATAGTTTGTTGGTAAAACTCTAACTCTAAAGCCAATTTTTGGAGCTATCACAATATAACGACCTCTAGCTTGTGTGTAATATCTATTGTTTGCATAGTAATAATTTTGATTTTTATATTTTACTACAGTTTTATTAGGAATGCTTCTTACAGAAACCACTTTTTTGGTTGGTTTTTTATACGTTACATTTTTACTTGCAATTCGTTTACTAGAAGTACCTTTTTTAGCTGTTGTGGTTCTGGTTATTGTTGTAGTTCTGGTTGTTTTTACCGGTGTTTTTTTGGTTGTTGTAGTTCTACGTGTTTGTGCAGAAATACTTGTTGCAACAGCAACTATAAATAACGATGGTAATACAAATGATTTTATAAATGCTTTCATAATTTTAGTGTTTTAAATTAAACTTTGTTTACTATACTAATAAGACCAACTAATACCATTAGGGTTTAATTTTTTTTTTAGCATATAGACAAATGCCATTATTATATCTATAAACAGTATTATTTTATAGACAACACGGGGTTTGTTTTACAAAGAGTTTCTCTTTATTTGATAGCAAAAAAAAAGACATACTTTTAAAAGTATGTCTTTTTAGCCACTAACATTTATTTTATTATTTCAATAATGCTAATAAACCTGTTAATTCAGTAAGGTTTAAACTAGCATCACTATCTGTATCTAAAACATTAAAGTTTTCTGCTACAGAGCCTATCGCTTCTGTAGAACTAATAGCTTGGTCTTTATTAATATCTAGTAATGCAAAAAGGCTAGAAATTTGTTGTACTGTAGAGTTTGAACTTAAAGAACTAAGTAAAGTTGCAGCTTGTTTAATGTTTGATGCAGACCCTATATTTTTAATACTATTGCAACTAAACATTGTAGTTACTAAAAGTAATGATAATGCGACTTTCTTCATGATTTTGTGTTTATTATTTTATGTTTTCGTAAATGTAGTTTTAACCTTTAGGTTGATAAAATGAAATAGACAAACACAGCGCATTTACCTCTTAATTAAGTGAATTGATAGATGAAAAATTAAGCATTATTTATTTTAACAAGCATATTGTTTTTTTGAATATCACTTAAATCAATTAAATTTCCTCTTATTTTACGAAATAGTTTCATACTTATATTTTAATAAAGGAATTCTTAAAGTGTTCAAAAATTAAGATTGATATTTTCAAATTCGAATGCATATTAATAGAAAGATGTAGTTTGGAATGACAAGTGTGAATTGGAATAATACTGTTAGATTCTACACACAACTTGTCATTCCGACAAAGGAGGAATCTCATAAGGAACCTAAAATGTTCCCCTGATGATGTGATTCCTCAATACCTCGCAATGACAATTAAGGGTTTTAACGGATGCTGATATTAGAAAGTATAGAAATAAATAATTCAGAATCTAAAAACCGACCTACTTTTAAATTTCGTTATAATTCAAGTTTTATGGAATGGCTAGTGTCCAAAGAACGCAGTGGTCTGGACACGTGAATGGAATAAAACGTAGCATTGTAGAAATTTAAAATAAATCTAGATTTTTTGTTTCGTTTTTCATCAATGGAAAAATGAAAAGAAAGTTATTACACAGAGTTTCACAGAGAAAAAACAAAGATTCACGGAGTTAAAAATAAACACTCACAATTGTATGGTAATTCATTACAAAGAATTATTATTCACAAACTCCAAAAACTTAGGTTTGTATTGTTCAGAAACCGTAATCCGTTGGTTGTTGATAATAATTTGACTACGCTCTATAACCTCTACATTTTTTAGTGAAATAATAAAAGAACGATGCACTCGCATAAAATTAGTTTCCGGTAATTCTTCTTCTAAAGACTTTAAACTCATAAGCGTTAAAATAGCTTTTGGGTTATCTTTTACCCATATTTTTATATAATCTTTTAAGCCTTCAAAATACAAGACATCTGCCAATTTAATGCGCAATTGTTTGTATTCAGACTTTACAAATAGAAACTCTTTTTCTTCAGAAACCATCTTATGCTGTTTTCCTTTTACCAACTCAAACCACGTATTTGCCTTATTAGCAGCAGCTAAAAACTCTGCATAGTCAAAAGGTTTTAAAAGGTAATCTAAAGCTTCTACTTTAAAACCTTCTAATGCGTATTGATCAAAAGCAGTAGTAAAAATAACACGAGTTTCTTTAGGTAACATTTTAGAAAATTCAATACCTGTTAAATCGGGCATTTGAATGTCTAAAAACAACAAATCTACAGGCTCATTTTTAATAAACTCCATGGCTTCAATGGCGCTACTACACTTCTTTTTTAGCACTAGAAAAGGTGTTTTTTCTACATAACTTTCCACTAAATTAAGTGCCATAGGTTCATCATCTACAATAACACAAGATATTTTTAAGTTTCTCATCATTTAATTGGTTTCAATTTCTAATTCCGCTACAAAACGATTGTTAGTTACAGCCGTTTTAAAACTATTTTTATTTGGATATAATAATTCTAAACGTTTTTCTATATTAGGTATCCCAATGCCAGAGCCACTCTTATCATCTATCTTTTTTGGAAAATTTTCATTTTCTATCACAAACATTACTTTTTTATTATTACAAGTCATGTTGATTTCAATTGTACCTGATTTACTTGCAGATACCCCATGTTTAAAAGCATTTTCTATTAATGATATAAATAATAAAGGGGCAATTTTTACCCCTGTTTCTTCTGATGGAAAATGATAATTTACTTTAGTTTTATCAGAAACACGTAGTTTCATTAAATCGATATATTTTTTCATAAAGTCTATTTCTTTAGATAAAGAAATGGATTCTTCATTTGTTTCGTACAACATATAACGCATTAACTTACTTAAACTGTGTATCGATTTTTTAGCCTGATCCGGCGAAATATCAACCAAAGCATAAATATTATTTAAGGAGTTAAAAAAGAAATGTGGTTGCAGTTGATAACGCAAATGTTCTATTTCTGATTTGAGTTTAAAATTAATTGCTTCTTTGCGTTCTGCTTCTGTTTTAATCCACCTTTTTGTAGATTTTAAGGCTATAGAAAAGAATAATGGAGCAAGATAAGACAGCACTTGTATGTATATAGCCATTTTAAACGGAGGCTGTACTCTATTGGTGTTTTCAATACGTTTTTTAGCAATATTCTGAATATAATTATCTTCAATATATTCTTTTAAAAATAAGAAAAACACAATCATTATTGTGTTTATCACAATAAAGTACACCATTTTTTTAGGAAACAAAAAACGATCTACCAACACAAAATAATTCGTGTAAAATATAATTGCAGAAAACACTAACGGAATCCAAAAATGTGCAATTACTCTATTAAATTCTTGTTCTTGTCCGTAAGACAATAAATAAGGCAAACAGACTAGTGTTAACCAAACAAGTAAATGTGATAAGATTGTTATTGTTTTATTCTTGTACATCATTTTTTATTTTGATAAAGTAGCTTCTAAAATATTTATAAAACCGCCTACTCTATTAACACCAATTGTTTTAAAATTATTGAATCAAACAAATCTTTAATATATTTTGCAAAAAGATTTGTAATAATTTTATATAATGGATGTATCCTTTTTATATCTTTAAAAGGTATTAATATAATTCTATAATAAATTACAGCAACCATTTTTACTCATAACGCAAAGCAGTTATAGGATCTAAAGCCGATGCTTTTCTGGCAGGATACCATCCAAAGAAAATACCTGTTACAGCACAAACGGCAAAAGAAATAATAATAGAATATAACGCAACGCTTGTAGGCCAATTTAAGAATTTTTCTATAAATACTGTGGAGGCAAGCCCTAAAATTACTCCTAATAATCCACCTGTAATACTTATTAAAATAGCTTCTATTAAAAACTGCATTAAAATATCTGCTCCCTTTGCTCCTACTGCCATTCGTAAACCAATTTCTTTGGTACGTTCTTTTACAGACACATACATAATATTCATAATTCCGATACCACCAATTAATAACGAAATACCTGCAACTGCAACCAATAAAATGGTTAACATTTCACTGGTAGAACTAAAGGTAGAAATTAACTCTTCCATAGAGCGTACATGAAAATCGTCTTCTTCTGTAGCTGTTATTTTATGTTGTGCTCGTAAAATTTCTGAAACTTGTAGAACCGCTTCAGGTGCTTTGTCTTCACTAACAGCAGATGCTACAATAGATTCTAAATGGGTAATTGCTAAAATTCTTTTTTGTACTGTTGTATAGGGAGCAATTACAACATCATCTTGATCTTGACCAAACGTATTTTCTCCTTTTTCTTCTAAAACACCAATTACTTTAAATGGTATATTGTTAAACCGAATCATTTTACCCACAGGCTCTTCTCCGTCAGGAAACACGTTATCTACTACTGTTTGCCCTATTAAAGCTACTTTTGCGGCTGTTTTTACTTCGGCATCAGTAAACATACTTCCACTTTGTAAATCGACTACTTTAATTTTTAAATAATCTTGATTTACCCCATAAATAGTACTTGGCCAATTATTTGAACCACTAATAACTTGTCCGCCTCCATTAACCAAAGGTGTTATATAAGTCAATAAGTTTGCTTGCTCCTTAATAGCATAATAATCATTAAGTTTTAATGTTTCCATTGCACTTCTATCTTGTTTAACACCTCCTCTAACATCAGATCCTGGTCTAACAGTAATCATGTTAGAACCCATGGCAGAAATAGTGGTTCTAATACTTTCTTTAGAGCCTTCACCAATGGCCAACATGGTAATTACCGAAGCCACACCAATGATAATACCTAACATGGTTAATAGGGTTCTTGTTTTATTAAGAACAATGGCTTTAAATGCGATTTTTAATAAATTTAATAGTCTCATAATTAATCGTCTTGTTTAGGTAATTTAGCTAATTCTACTGCTGCAGATTGAATATTATCATTTTGATAATCTTTAATAACATGTCCGTCTTTTAGTATAATAGTTCTGTTACTAAAAGTGGCAATATCTGGCTCATGTGTTACAAAAGTGATCGTAATACCTTGTTTATTCAACTCTTGAAATAAGGACATAATTTCGTAAGACGTTCTAGTATCTAAGTTTCCTGTAGCTTCATCAGCTAGAATCATTACAGGGTTATTTACCAAAGATCTAGCAATAGCCACACGCTGCTGCTGTCCTCCAGAAAGTTGAGAAGGTGTATGATCCATTCGTTCTCCTAAACCAACCATTTTTAAGGCTTTTATAGCACGCTCTCTTCGTTCTTCTGTAGAAACTTTACTATTGTATAATAACGGCAACTCTACGTTTTCTATGGCAGATGTTCTTGCCAATAAATTGTAGGATTGAAAAATAAAACCTATTTTTTCATTTCTAATGGTTGCCAATTCGTTTCTAGATAAATCTTTCACTTTTACCCCATCAATCTCATAAATACCAGAAGTTGGCTGGTCTAAACACCCTAAGATATTTAACATAGTACTTTTACCAGAACCACTAGATCCCATAATTGTAACAAATTCGCCTTCTTTTATGGTAAATGAGATTCCTCCAAGTGCATGCACTGTTTCGGTTCCCATGGTAAACTCACGTTTTAAATCTTCTATTTTAATGATTTCTTTACTCATGGCTCTTTATTTTTTCTTCCCTCCGGGACGTTGTGGCATAAACGGACTTTCGTTAGTTCCTTCTTTTTTTGATGCTGCTTTGCTAATTCCGCTTAAACTATACACAAGTTTATCTCCTTCAGACACTCCGCTTAATAATTGCACATGTACGCCATCACTTGCACCGAGACTTACTACTTTTTTAGTAATGGCTCCGTTATTTTCCAATACCCAAAGTGTTGTTTCCGATTTAGATAATTTATTGTTATTTGCTTCTAATTGATGTTGTAAATTATACGTTGCTAAGATTTCTCTTTCTGGTTTAAAGTTAATGGCTTTTGCTTCTGCGGTTAATACATCTTTTAACTCTAAAGTAAAAATAGAAATGGTTGCTGTTAAACCTGGTTTTAGTTTTAAATCTGGATTATCTGCTTTAATTACAACCGTATACGTTACTACATTTGAAGTAACAGTTGGGTCTAGTCTTACTTGTGTTACAATACCTTCAAAAGTTTCACCAATGTAAGCATCTACTGTAAATTCTACTCTTTGCCCCTCTTTAACTTGCCCAATATCTGCTTCATCTACATCTGCTTCTACTTGCATTTCTTTTAAATCTTGTGCAATGGTAAATAACGTAGGCGTACTTAAACTTGCCGCAACCGTTTGTCCTTCATCAATTGCTCTAGACAATACAACTCCGTCTATAGGCGAATATATATTTGCATATCCTAAATTGGTTTTTGCCTGTTGCAAATCAGAATAACGTTGTGTTACTGTCCCTTTTGCCGTTTGATAATTGTAAGTTGCCTCATCAAAATCTGCTTTACTAATTACTTGATTGTCAAACAAAGATTTTTGTCTGTCATAAATCGTTTTTAAGTAATTTCTTTGACTTACCGCATTGTCATACGCTGCTTGTGCTTGTGTTTTAGAGGCATTTAAATTGGTTTTATCCAACTCTGCAATTAACTGTCCTTCTTTAACAACACTGTTATAATCTACATAAATTTTTTCTACAACTCCAGACACTTGTGTCCCTATTTCTACTTGTGTAATAGGTTCTATGGTTCCGGTAGCAGTAACCATAGTTGTTACATTTTCCTTTTTAGCTAGCACTGTTTTTGCTTCTATAAGCATAGTATCTTCACCTTTTATAAAAGAATATCCTACAATCGCAAGTACAACAACTGCAAGGCTAATGATGATTATGTTTTTATTTTTTTTCATGATGTTTTTAATTAAAGTTTGATATCGTTTCCTTGATAAAATTGTAATAATTGATGGTATAAAATATTTAAGTATTTAGATTGTAAATAGTTTTGTTGTGCAATGGTAAATGTGTTTTGACTAATCACTAAATCTGTAGTACTTAAAGCGCCTAA
The nucleotide sequence above comes from Polaribacter butkevichii. Encoded proteins:
- a CDS encoding MgtC/SapB family protein, with translation MTITDFTIRLLTALFAGLIIGFERQWHQKSAGLKTNMLVATGASIFVLLSFILKNDDATIDVTRIIAQVITGIGFLGAGVIFREGVNVHGLGSAATIWCSAAIGCIAATGLYLETLICTLLVVLINSFITPLDNWLKDRKMK
- a CDS encoding DEAD/DEAH box helicase, whose amino-acid sequence is MPFKKLHADIKEILESLEITIPTPFQSKSIPVIKSGANIYCTAPKDSGKTTTLVLTTLHKLKCQQVGVAPRALVLVENSEKALALHDEFIKLSKYDAVRVYACDDREHIDLLKSEIFEGVDILIATPKTVNKLLLLEGLNTTQLKIFNIDDAEFLVDKTAYAAVMAITQSIHKCQYVLYSEKMNPMLKRFEDYFMQFAKVVSVK
- a CDS encoding thiamine phosphate synthase, which codes for MIPKLHYISQGNTPKEHIENIQKACSSGAELVQLRVNGVSEKKYLKLAKEAREITSHFQTRLILNNYFKIAKEVKADGVHLENIDFCATTALEHLYTWQIVGATANTLQDCKTLLSKKVDYITLSPFRISSEKNNLPTILGIDGFTVILDALETEPPIIGEGEITTDDITAILETGISGVAVSTAITQNFDSIKAFNQLLSASSIDEQRHTF
- a CDS encoding mechanosensitive ion channel family protein codes for the protein MNIEHLLYDYLVTEGFSTTWAAYINMFTLLIGVLIITFIIDFVIKKILVQLFTQFAIRSKTNFDDLLVKNKVPRNIAHIIPLIFALEFTPLVFIDFQYIENIIQKGLEVFTIVLILWIVRSVLNALKDYLKTVPRLKDKPIDSYIQVFMIFSWIFGILSAFAIITGIEFIKFITTIGAASAVILLIFKDTILGFVASIQVSINDMVRIGDWITFEKYGADGDVIEINLSTVKVQNFDKTITTIPTYALISDSFKNWRGMTDADGRRIKRSLNINMDSIHHLSPEEVNELKKIQSITTYLETRQANIDEYNQKNNINKELLLNGRNLTNIGVFRKYIETYIENHSGTNNDMMIMVRQLAPGTQGIPIEIYAFSNDKRWKNYEYIMSDIFDHVIASVPYFNLEIFELPNSSNFNNSKK
- a CDS encoding DUF6515 family protein translates to MKAFIKSFVLPSLFIVAVATSISAQTRRTTTTKKTPVKTTRTTTITRTTTAKKGTSSKRIASKNVTYKKPTKKVVSVRSIPNKTVVKYKNQNYYYANNRYYTQARGRYIVIAPKIGFRVRVLPTNYKRIRFNNYNYYNVNGTFYIHVNNEYEVVEPEVGTVVYELPKDYEKVVIDGQTYYEYANILYEKVQVDGTRAYEVVGVIDMD
- a CDS encoding LytR/AlgR family response regulator transcription factor is translated as MRNLKISCVIVDDEPMALNLVESYVEKTPFLVLKKKCSSAIEAMEFIKNEPVDLLFLDIQMPDLTGIEFSKMLPKETRVIFTTAFDQYALEGFKVEALDYLLKPFDYAEFLAAANKANTWFELVKGKQHKMVSEEKEFLFVKSEYKQLRIKLADVLYFEGLKDYIKIWVKDNPKAILTLMSLKSLEEELPETNFMRVHRSFIISLKNVEVIERSQIIINNQRITVSEQYKPKFLEFVNNNSL
- a CDS encoding sensor histidine kinase, yielding MMYKNKTITILSHLLVWLTLVCLPYLLSYGQEQEFNRVIAHFWIPLVFSAIIFYTNYFVLVDRFLFPKKMVYFIVINTIMIVFFLFLKEYIEDNYIQNIAKKRIENTNRVQPPFKMAIYIQVLSYLAPLFFSIALKSTKRWIKTEAERKEAINFKLKSEIEHLRYQLQPHFFFNSLNNIYALVDISPDQAKKSIHSLSKLMRYMLYETNEESISLSKEIDFMKKYIDLMKLRVSDKTKVNYHFPSEETGVKIAPLLFISLIENAFKHGVSASKSGTIEINMTCNNKKVMFVIENENFPKKIDDKSGSGIGIPNIEKRLELLYPNKNSFKTAVTNNRFVAELEIETN
- a CDS encoding ABC transporter permease, with the protein product MRLLNLLKIAFKAIVLNKTRTLLTMLGIIIGVASVITMLAIGEGSKESIRTTISAMGSNMITVRPGSDVRGGVKQDRSAMETLKLNDYYAIKEQANLLTYITPLVNGGGQVISGSNNWPSTIYGVNQDYLKIKVVDLQSGSMFTDAEVKTAAKVALIGQTVVDNVFPDGEEPVGKMIRFNNIPFKVIGVLEEKGENTFGQDQDDVVIAPYTTVQKRILAITHLESIVASAVSEDKAPEAVLQVSEILRAQHKITATEEDDFHVRSMEELISTFSSTSEMLTILLVAVAGISLLIGGIGIMNIMYVSVKERTKEIGLRMAVGAKGADILMQFLIEAILISITGGLLGVILGLASTVFIEKFLNWPTSVALYSIIISFAVCAVTGIFFGWYPARKASALDPITALRYE
- a CDS encoding ABC transporter ATP-binding protein, producing MSKEIIKIEDLKREFTMGTETVHALGGISFTIKEGEFVTIMGSSGSGKSTMLNILGCLDQPTSGIYEIDGVKVKDLSRNELATIRNEKIGFIFQSYNLLARTSAIENVELPLLYNSKVSTEERRERAIKALKMVGLGERMDHTPSQLSGGQQQRVAIARSLVNNPVMILADEATGNLDTRTSYEIMSLFQELNKQGITITFVTHEPDIATFSNRTIILKDGHVIKDYQNDNIQSAAVELAKLPKQDD
- a CDS encoding efflux RND transporter periplasmic adaptor subunit; translated protein: MKKNKNIIIISLAVVVLAIVGYSFIKGEDTMLIEAKTVLAKKENVTTMVTATGTIEPITQVEIGTQVSGVVEKIYVDYNSVVKEGQLIAELDKTNLNASKTQAQAAYDNAVSQRNYLKTIYDRQKSLFDNQVISKADFDEATYNYQTAKGTVTQRYSDLQQAKTNLGYANIYSPIDGVVLSRAIDEGQTVAASLSTPTLFTIAQDLKEMQVEADVDEADIGQVKEGQRVEFTVDAYIGETFEGIVTQVRLDPTVTSNVVTYTVVIKADNPDLKLKPGLTATISIFTLELKDVLTAEAKAINFKPEREILATYNLQHQLEANNNKLSKSETTLWVLENNGAITKKVVSLGASDGVHVQLLSGVSEGDKLVYSLSGISKAASKKEGTNESPFMPQRPGGKKK